One Brassica napus cultivar Da-Ae chromosome C2, Da-Ae, whole genome shotgun sequence DNA window includes the following coding sequences:
- the LOC106375628 gene encoding F-box protein At1g67340 encodes MLPARKTKIDFYSAGAGDCVFTPGRKRRRCVSSSPISSAPKTKAGSDLLDSIPEDLVVSILRRLASTSRSPDDFINVLMTCKRLNSLATSPLVLSRLSRKAFAVKAQNWSEAAHRFLKRCVDAGNLEACYTLGMIRFYCLQNRRNGASLMAKAAIRSHAPSLYSLAVIQFNGSGGSKNDKDLRAGVALCARAAFLGHVDALRELGHCLQDGYGVPQNVSEGRRFLVQANARELAAVLSSGIKAHRSWLALSQPQISNPNQSHSCPLLSDFGCNVPAPETHPANKFLADWFAVRGGDSLGDGLRLCSHGGCGRPETRKHEFRRCSVCGVVNYCSRACQALDWKLRHKVDCAPMEQDAAYDGEGNVQIDGDNVLVVPMS; translated from the exons ATGTTGCCCGCAAGAAAAACCAAGATAGATTTCTATTCCGCCGGTGCCGGAGACTGCGTCTTTACGCCGGGAAGGAAACGACGGCGatgtgtttcttcttctcccatTTCTTCGGCGCCGAAAACTAAAGCAGGATCCGATTTGCTAGACTCAATCCCAGAAGATCTTGTTGTTTCTATCCTTCGTAGACTTGCTTCCACATCTCGAAGCCCCGATGATTTCATCAACGTTTTGATGAC ATGTAAGAGATTAAACAGTTTAGCTACCAGTCCTCTTGTTCTGTCGAGATTGTCTCGAAAAGCGTTCGCCGTAAAAGCTCAAAATTGGTCGGAAGCAGCTCACCGGTTTCTTAAACGCTGCGTCGACGCCGGAAATCTCGAAGCTTGCTACACTCTCGGAATG ATTCGGTTTTACTGTCTGCAAAACAGAAGAAATGGCGCGTCGCTGATGGCAAAAGCAGCGATCAGATCACACGCGCCGTCGTTATACTCTTTGGCCGTGATCCAGTTCAACGGGAGCGGCGGTTCCAAGAACGACAAGGATCTTCGAGCCGGTGTAGCTCTATGCGCGCGTGCGGCTTTCTTAGGACACGTTGACGCGTTACGTGAGCTTGGTCACTGTCTCCAAGATGGTTACGGTGTTCCACAGAATGTCTCAGAAGGCCGGAGATTCCTCGTTCAAGCCAACGCTCGTGAACTCGCCGCCGTTTTATCTTCCGGAATCAAAGCTCATCGATCGTGGCTCGCTTTATCACAGCCTCAAATCTCTAATCCTAACCAAAGCCATAGTTGTCCGTTGCTGAGCGATTTTGGATGCAATGTGCCGGCACCGGAAACACATCCGGCGAATAAGTTTTTAGCAGATTGGTTCGCCGTTAGAGGCGGAGATTCCCTCGGAGATGGATTGAGGTTGTGTTCTCACGGCGGATGTGGACGGCCGGAGACGAGGAAACATGAGTTCCGGAGGTGTTCTGTTTGTGGCGTTGTGAATTACTGCTCACGCGCTTGTCAAGCACTTGATTGGAAACTCCGACATAAAGTGGATTGTGCTCCGATGGAACAAGATGCAGCCTATGACGGAGAAGGCAACGTTCAGATTGACGGTGATAACGTATTGGTGGTGCCTATGAGTTAA
- the LOC106375629 gene encoding uncharacterized protein LOC106375629: MEPLQQLGSSISGVSSGVFWRSGEALGSWRRRKSALRVSEEPYLVFFFRSTVIPASLRRMKCRDVFSSLDLRSLRGGETTGEDLVGLWTGVMSPGSRGNHISRSAPRELSTGGTRLLTVRGGAATSQHRRRSVCVLMRPDLCVPFMAEDRTLNNWGMRLSRECAFGEDAFGHKHHDYLLVPLACLRTVLSDLIMYSLF; this comes from the exons ATGGAACCTCTCCAACAGCTCGGCTCGAGCATCAGTGGGGTCAGTTCCGGCGTCTTTTGGAGAAGCGGTGAGGCCTTGGGAAGCTGGCGAAGGAGGAAGTCAGCTTTGAGGGTTTCAGAGGAGCCATATctagttttcttttttagatCTACGGTGATTCCGGCTTCGCTACGACGCATGAagtgcagagacgtcttctcaAGCTTGGATCTTCGTTCCCTCAGAGGCGGTGAGACAACCGGAGAAGATTTGGTCGGACTGTGGACAGGAGTTATGTCTCCCGGTTCTCGGGGAAATCATATATCAAGGTCAGCGCCGAGGGAGTTGTCAACCGGAGGTACTCGCCTATTGACGGTACGTGGCGGAGCTGCTACATCCCAGCATCGGAGGAGGTCGGTTTGTGTTCTCATGCG TCCAGATCTCTGTGTCCCGTTTATGGCTGAGGACCGAACATTGAACAACTGGGGTATGCGGTTATCTCGAGAATGCGCTTTTGGTGAAGATGCATTTGGTCACAAGCATCATGACTATCTTTTGGTACCACTTGCTTGTTTAAGAACTGTATTATCGGATTTAATCATGTATTCTTTGTTTTAG